One part of the Arabidopsis thaliana chromosome 4, partial sequence genome encodes these proteins:
- a CDS encoding endonuclease V family protein (endonuclease V family protein; FUNCTIONS IN: endonuclease activity; INVOLVED IN: DNA repair; LOCATED IN: cellular_component unknown; EXPRESSED IN: 22 plant structures; EXPRESSED DURING: 13 growth stages; CONTAINS InterPro DOMAIN/s: Endonuclease V (InterPro:IPR007581); Has 35333 Blast hits to 34131 proteins in 2444 species: Archae - 798; Bacteria - 22429; Metazoa - 974; Fungi - 991; Plants - 531; Viruses - 0; Other Eukaryotes - 9610 (source: NCBI BLink).), translated as MICLTSFREQDELKKKLIAYDDFTWKLSSSTELSQGSEILKYVGGVDMSFCKEDSSVACACLVVLELPSLRVVHHDFSLLRLHVPYVPGFLAFREAPVLLQILQKMRDEKHPFYPQVLMVDGNGILHPRGFGLACHLGVLAHLPTIGVGKNLHHVDGLNQSEVKQSLQLQINEHEQTITLVGNSGITWGVGFRPTLSSLKPIYVSVGHRISLDSAVEVVKITCKYRVPEPIRQADIRSRAYLQKHQTESFKELAVRPPDQTEP; from the exons atgatttgtttgacTTCTTTCAGAGAGCAGGatgagctgaagaagaaactgatcGCGTACGATGACTTCACATGGAAGTTATCTTCATCAACGGAACTGTCTCAGGGATCGGAGATACTTAAGTATGTTGGAGGTGTAGACATGAGCTTTTGCAAAGAAGATTCTTCCGTCGCATGCGCTTGTCTCGTCGTTCTTGAGCTTCCTTCTCTCCGTGTAGTCCACCAtgacttctctcttctccgcCTCCATGTTCCTTATGTCCCTGGATTTCTTGCCTTTCGTGAG GCTCCGGTTCTTTTGCAGATTCTGCAGAAGATGAGAGATGAGAAGCATCCATTCTATCCTCAG GTACTGATGGTGGATGGAAATGGAATACTTCATCCACGAG GATTTGGCTTGGCGTGTCATTTAGGTGTTCTTGCTCACCTACCAACCATTGGGGTCGGAAAGAAT CTGCATCATGTGGATGGTCTGAATCAATCTGAGGTTAAACAGTCGCTTCAGCTCCAAATAAACGAGCATGAGCAAACTATCACTTTGGTAGGAAACTCTGGAATTACATGGGGAGTA GGATTTAGGCCAACTCTGAGTTCTCTAAAGCCCATATATGTATCGGTTGGCCATCGCATATCACTGGACTCTGCCGTTGAAGTTGTCAAGATAACCTGCAAGTACCGTGTTCCAGAACCTATTAGACAG GCAGATATTAGATCAAGAGCATATCTCCAGAAGCATCAAACTGAGTCTTTTAAAGAACTGGCAGTGCGACCACCGGATCAG ACTGAACCTTAA
- a CDS encoding endonuclease V family protein: protein MDSEGASSESSSSGDQLEKWTEEQDELKKKLIAYDDFTWKLSSSTELSQGSEILKYVGGVDMSFCKEDSSVACACLVVLELPSLRVVHHDFSLLRLHVPYVPGFLAFREAPVLLQILQKMRDEKHPFYPQVLMVDGNGILHPRGFGLACHLGVLAHLPTIGVGKNLHHVDGLNQSEVKQSLQLQINEHEQTITLVGNSGITWGVVSDFD, encoded by the exons ATGGATAGTGAAGGAGCTTCAAgcgagtcttcttcttctggagATCAGCTCGAGAAGTGGACAGA AGAGCAGGatgagctgaagaagaaactgatcGCGTACGATGACTTCACATGGAAGTTATCTTCATCAACGGAACTGTCTCAGGGATCGGAGATACTTAAGTATGTTGGAGGTGTAGACATGAGCTTTTGCAAAGAAGATTCTTCCGTCGCATGCGCTTGTCTCGTCGTTCTTGAGCTTCCTTCTCTCCGTGTAGTCCACCAtgacttctctcttctccgcCTCCATGTTCCTTATGTCCCTGGATTTCTTGCCTTTCGTGAG GCTCCGGTTCTTTTGCAGATTCTGCAGAAGATGAGAGATGAGAAGCATCCATTCTATCCTCAG GTACTGATGGTGGATGGAAATGGAATACTTCATCCACGAG GATTTGGCTTGGCGTGTCATTTAGGTGTTCTTGCTCACCTACCAACCATTGGGGTCGGAAAGAAT CTGCATCATGTGGATGGTCTGAATCAATCTGAGGTTAAACAGTCGCTTCAGCTCCAAATAAACGAGCATGAGCAAACTATCACTTTGGTAGGAAACTCTGGAATTACATGGGGAGTAGTAAGTGACTTTGACTGA
- the DCAF1 gene encoding DDB1-CUL4 associated factor 1 (DDB1-CUL4 associated factor 1 (DCAF1); FUNCTIONS IN: nucleotide binding; INVOLVED IN: in 6 processes; LOCATED IN: nucleus, CUL4 RING ubiquitin ligase complex; EXPRESSED IN: 29 plant structures; EXPRESSED DURING: 14 growth stages; CONTAINS InterPro DOMAIN/s: WD40 repeat-like-containing domain (InterPro:IPR011046), LisH dimerisation motif, subgroup (InterPro:IPR013720), WD40-repeat-containing domain (InterPro:IPR017986), WD40 repeat (InterPro:IPR001680), WD40/YVTN repeat-like-containing domain (InterPro:IPR015943), LisH dimerisation motif (InterPro:IPR006594); Has 5754 Blast hits to 3482 proteins in 410 species: Archae - 46; Bacteria - 1277; Metazoa - 1225; Fungi - 769; Plants - 278; Viruses - 87; Other Eukaryotes - 2072 (source: NCBI BLink).) has product MDGQEHAEVPNSMVEDDQSVVAAEAIAELANSTGEPNPEEGEEQSVEDELIAKAQKLMEDITSVANNPNPNILHALSQLLESQESLFLEENGHFSNARGSHNSGKLCILIRENDEFFELISSTFLSENSYSTAVKAASARLLMNCSLTWMYPHVFDDAVTENFKNWVMEEAVKFPGEDSAKKEASDFEMLKTYSTGLLALSLASRGQIVEDVLTSGLSAKLMHYLRVRVLKEPSTSRIHTTETKHVSLKTKEEGRSRVRKIVDTVEGDHVLETDSGREMGQTDVQPDGEFEIDGRDVFNVSGVVDCKIKPGDDNSVRDDPSRHRLNRSKSRGRGRVHEGAPDTEVLLASPRLGRLLVRDRDLSKISDGRNAEDVTVCLGKMKSGIMEIEREDNDECFQGCIIGTKNITDLVKRAVGAAETEARAAHAPDDAAKAAGDAAAELVKTAALEEFKSSGSEEAAVSAATRAAITVIDAAEVSRNPTCVTSDQTTDVSEVSLPDIESLAQLQEKYCIQCLEILGEYVEVLGPVLHEKGVDVCIVLLERTSQLDDRSTVSPLLPDVMKLICALAAHRKFAAMFVERRGILKLLAVPRVSETFYGLSSCLYTIGSLQGIMERVCALPLVVIHQVVKLAIELLDCSQDQARKNSALFFAAAFVFRAILDAFDAQDSLQKLLAILKDAASVRTGANTDRSAPEVMTSSEKQMAFHTCFALRQYFRAHLLLLVDSIRPSRISRGGVPSSMKPNIRAAYKPLDISNEAVDAIFLQLQKDRRLGPTFVKAQWPAVNNFLASSGHVTMLELCQTPPVDRYLHDLLQYAFGVLHIVTSIPDGRKAIAHATLSNNRAGIAVILDAANISNSIVDPEIIQPALNVLINLVCPPPSLSNKPPLAQNHQPVPGQATTRPSTDVAVGTQSTGNAPQTPVAPASSGLVGDRRIFLGAGTGSAGLAAKLEQVYRQAREAVRGNDGIKILLKLLQPRIYVNPPATPDCLRALACRVLLGLARDDTIAQILTKLEVGKSLSELIRDSGGQSSGTDQGRWQAELAQVALELIGIVTNSGHATTLTASDAATPTLRRIERAAIAAATPITYDSKELLLLIHEHLQASGLGDTASALLKEAQLTPLPSSASPSSIAYSTTQEMSTPLAQEQWPSGRANSGFFTSKPKVCAHDEDPNSRSNAALSAKKKHLASSTLEMPTPVAQQQWPSGRANCGFCPSIPKINARDEDPSSRGNAAPSAKKKQLTFSPSFSSQSRKQSFSHDALPQSTQRINCCSNSDPALADTSETAAELVLKNDLDADAQFKTPISFPRKRKLSELRDSSVPGKRIDLGERRNSTFADGSGLQTPASALDANQSGSSRLGQMTPASQLRLPSDPQPSNPERLSLDSLVVQYLKHQHRQCLAPITTLPPVSLLHPHVCPEPKRLLEAPLNMTGRLGTRELQSFYSGVHGNRRDRQFVFSRFKSWRSFRDETALFTCIALLGGTNHIAVGSHAGEIKIFEASSGSMLESVSGHQAPVTLVQPYVSRDTQLLLSSSSSDVQLWDASSITGGPRHSFDGCKAAKFSNSGLQFAALSCEASRKDVLLYDVQTCSPCQKLTDTVTSSRSNPYSLVHFSPCDTLILWNGVLWDRRIPEKVRRFDQFTDYGGGGFHPSRNEVIINSEIWDMRTFKLLRSVPSLDQTAITFNSRGDVIYAMLRRNIEDVMSAVHTRRVKHPLFAAFRTLDAINYSDIATIPVDRCLLDFATEPTDSFLGLITMEDQEDMFSSARMYEIGRRRPTDDDSDPDDDDETEDEDEDDEEEDDLDRILGLAGDNSDSGDDDLSSEDNEDSVSDFDEEADILIDGDFMEELIEGENEDDGNGEDEDDDDDGEMQDFMSSGEEDDYRDNIRSS; this is encoded by the exons ATGGACGGGCAAGAGCATGCCGAGGTCCCTAATTCGATGGTTGAGGATGACCAATCAGTTGTTGCGGCGGAGGCGATTGCAGAGTTGGCGAATTCAACCGGCGAACCTAATcctgaagaaggagaagaacagAGTGTTGAAGACGAGCTTATAGCGAAGGCGCAGAAGCTTATGGAAGATATTACTTCCGTTGCCAATAACCCTAATCCTAATATCCTTCACGCTCTTAGTCAGCTTCTCGAATCTCAGGAGTCTCT GTTCTTAGAGGAGAATGGGCATTTCTCCAATGCTCGTGGTAGTCATAACAGTGGCAAGCTGTGTATTCTCATCCGA gaaaacgATGAGTTTTTTGAATTGATATCGTCGACTTTTCTATCTGAGAATTCTTACTCAACCGCAGTAAAGGCAGCCTCTGCAAGGTTGCTAATGAACTGTTCGCTTACGTGGATG taTCCTCATGTTTTCGACGATGCTGTAACggaaaactttaaaaattggGTTATGGAAGAGGCAGTCAAGTTTCCTGGTGAAGACTCTGCCAAGAAGGAAGCCTCAGATTTTGAAATGTTAAAAACTTATTCTACAGGACTTCTTGCTCTCTCTCTGGCGAG TCGTGGGCAAATAGTTGAAGACGTTTTGACATCAGGACTATCTGCTAAGCTTATGCATTATCTTCGAGTACGAGTTCTTAAAGAGCCAAGCACAAGCCGTATACACACAACTGAGACTAAGCACGTCTCcttaaaaaccaaagaagaaggtCGAAGTAGGGTGCGTAAGATTGTGGATACAGTTGAAGGTGACCATGTTCTTGAGACGGACTCCGGAAGAGAGATGGGACAAACTGATGTACAGCCTGATGGCGAATTCGAAATCGATGGCAGAGATGTATTTAATGTTTCAGGTGTTGTTGATTGTAAAATTAAACCTGGAGATGACAATAGTGTTAGAGATGACCCTTCAAGACACAGACTGAACCGATCAAAATCAAGGGGGAGAGGAAGGGTTCACGAAGGTGCACCTGATACAGAAGTTCTCTTGGCATCTCCTAGATTAGGTCGTCTACTTGTCAGAGATAGGGATCTATCAAAAATTTCAGATGGCAGAAATGCAGAAGACGTGACCGTATGTCTTGGGAAAATGAAGTCTGGTATTATGGAGATAGAAAGAGAGGATAACGATGAGTGCTTTCAAGGTTGCATAATAGGAACTAAAAACATAACTGATCTAGTAAAGAGAGCCGTTGGAGCTGCTGAAACCGAAGCTAGAGCTGCCCATGCTCCTGATGACGCAGCTAAAGCAGCTGGCGATGCTGCTGCAGAGCTTGTTAAAACTGCTGCTTTGGag GAATTCAAGTCTTCTGGCAGTGAAGAAGCTGCTGTGTCTGCTGCTACTCGAGCAGCTATTACAGTCATAGATGCCGCAGAGGTTTCAAG AAATCCTACTTGTGTCACATCTGATCAGACAACGGATGTTAGTGAAGTTTCCCTTCCAGATATCGAATCATTGGCTCagttacaagaaaaatattgcATCCAGTGCCTTGAGATACTGGGAGAATATGTTGAGGTTCTCGGGCCTGTACTCCATGAAAAAGGTGTTGATGTATGCATTGTGCTGCTGGAACGTACATCCCAGTTAGATGATCGTTCGACAGTGTCTCCTTTGTTACCTGATGTCATGAAGTTAATTTGCGCTTTGGCTGCGCACCGGAAGTTTGCAGCAATGTTTGTTGAACGGCGTGGCATACTAAAATTACTTGCTGTTCCAAGGGTCTCTGAGACTTTTTATGGTCTCTCATCTTGCTTATACACCATTGGCTCTCTTCAG gGTATAATGGAGCGTGTCTGTGCACTTCCATTGGTTGTCATACATCAAGTTGTTAAATTAGCTATCGAACTTCTCGACTGTTCCCAGGATCAAGCCAGAAAAAATTCAGCTTTATTCTTTGCTGCTGCTTTTGTCTTCAGAGCCATTTTAGATGCATTTGATGCTCAGGATAGTTTGCAGAAACTCCTTGCAATTCTTAAAGATGCAGCCTCAGTTAGAACTGGTGCTAATACTGACCGATCAGCTCCTGAAGTCATGACGTCCTCAGAGAAGCAGATGGCTTTTCACACCTGTTTTGCTTTACGCCAGTATTTTAGAGCTCATCTCCTTTTGCTTGTTGATTCAATCCGTCCTAGCAGAATTAGCCGGGGTGGTGTGCCATCTTCAATGAAGCCTAATATAAGGGCAGCCTATAAGCCCCTTGACATCAGCAATGAAGCTGTTGATGCCATCTTCCTTCAGTTACAGAAGGATAGGAGGTTGGGTCCGACCTTTGTGAAAGCTCAGTGGCCTGCTGTCAATAATTTTTTGGCCTCCTCTGGACATGTTACCATGTTGGAACTTTGTCAG ACTCCACCAGTAGATCGTTATCTGCATGATCTTCTTCAGTATGCTTTTGGGGTTCTTCACATAGTTACATCAATACCTGATGGCCGCAAAGCAATTGCACATGCCACACTCAGCAACAATCGTGCTGGCATTGCTGTCATTCTGGATGCAGCAAATATTTCCAACAGCATAGTAGACCCTGAG ATCATCCAGCCTGCACTAAATGTCCTAATCAATCTGGTGTGCCCACCACCATCATTAAGCAATAAGCCGCCCCTTGCACAAAATCATCAACCTGTTCCTGGCCAAGCCACTACCCGTCCCTCTACTGATGTTGCTGTAGGTACTCAGTCCACTGGTAATGCTCCGCAAACTCCTGTTGCACCAGCATCTTCAGGTTTGGTTGGGGATCGGAGAATTTTCTTAGGAGCAGGAACTGGTTCTGCTGGCCTTGCTGCTAAGTTGGAGCAGGTTTATCGTCAAGCCCGTGAAGCTGTTCGTGGGAATGATGGtataaaaattcttttaaaacttCTTCAGCCCAGAATATATGTAAATCCTCCTGCTACCCCAGATTGTCTACGAGCGCTAGCTTGCAGGGTACTTCTTGGTCTGGCTAGAGATGATACAATTGCACAAATACTGACTAAACTTGAG GTTGGTAAGAGTTTATCAGAACTAATTCGGGATTCAGGTGGTCAGTCAAGTGGCACAGATCAGGGGAGATGGCAGGCTGAACTTGCTCAGGTGGCGCTTGAGCTAATAGGG ATTGTGACAAATTCAGGGCATGCAACTACACTAACAGCCAGTGATGCTGCTACTCCAACACTGAGGCGCATTGAAAGAGCTGCCATTGCAGCAGCAACGCCTATAACTTATGATTCTAAGGAGCTTTTACTGCTTATCCATGAGCATCTCCAGGCATCAGGTCTTGGTGATACAGCTTCAGCACTGTTAAAAGAGGCTCAATTAACTCCTCTACCTTCATCGGCTTCCCCTTCTTCTATTGCATATTCCACTACACAGGAGATGTCTACGCCGCTAGCTCAGGAACAATGGCCCTCTGGCCGTGCTAACAGTGGATTTTTCACCAGCAAACCCAAGGTCTGTGCACATGACGAAGATCCAAATTCTAGATCTAATGCAGCTCTATCTGCCAAGAAGAAGCATTTGGCTTCCTCGACACTGGAGATGCCCACACCAGTAGCACAGCAACAATGGCCATCAGGCCGTGCTAACTGTGGTTTTTGTCCCAGCATACCCAAAATCAATGCACGTGATGAAGATCCTAGTTCGAGAGGTAACGCAGCTCCATctgcaaagaagaaacagttgACTTTCTCACCCAGTTTTAGTTCGCAGTCAAGAAAACAATCTTTCTCCCATGACGCTCTACCTCAGTCTACACAGAGAATAAATTGTTGTTCGAATTCAGATCCTGCTTTGGCAGATACATCAGAAACTGCTGCAGAATTAGTTTTGAAGAACGACCTTGATGCCGATGCTCAATTTAAGACCCCGATTTCCTTTCCAAGAAAACGGAAGTTGTCTGAGCTTAGAGACTCGTCAGTTCCGGGTAAAAGAATCGATTTGGGTGAGCGAAGGAATTCAACCTTTGCGGATGGCTCAGGTTTGCAAACACCAGCTTCAGCTTTAGATGCCAACCAATCTGGGAGTTCCAGACTGGGCCAAATGACACCTGCTTCTCAGCTACGGCTTCCAAGTGATCCCCAGCCTTCAAATCCAGAACGGTTATCACTAGACTCCCTTGTGGTTCAGTATCTAAAGCACCAACACAGGCAGTGTCTGGCTCCAATCACAACTCTTCCCCCTGTGTCTCTCCTACATCCACATGTCTGTCCTGAACCTAAACGGTTACTTGAAGCTCCACTAAACATGACTGGCCGTCTTGGGACCCGTGAGCTTCAAAGTTTCTACAGTGGAGTCCATGGGAATCGCAGGGATCGTCAGTTTGTTTTCAGCAGATTCAAATCTTGGAGATCTTTCCGGGATGAGACTGCTCTCTTTACATGCATTGCACTTCTTGGCGGTACTAATCATATAGCAGTCGGTAGTCATGCTGGAGAAATCAAGATATTTGAAGCTAGCAGCGGTAGCATGCTTGAGAGTGTCTCAGGTCACCAGGCTCCGGTTACACTTGTTCAGCCGTATGTCTCTCGTGATACTCAGTTGTTACTTTCTTCGAGCTCCAGTGATGTACAGTTGTGGGACGCGTCTTCTATAACTGGTGGGCCTAGACACTCCTTTGATGGATGCAAGGCTGCAAAATTCAGCAACTCTGGGCTACAATTTGCAGCGCTTTCTTGTGAAGCATCTAGAAAAGATGTTCTTCTATATGACGTACAGACCTGCAGCCCTTGCCAAAAACTCACTGACACAGTCACATCCTCTCGAAGTAATCCCTATTCTCTTGTGCACTTCAGCCCTTGCGATACACTGATTTTGTGGAATGGTGTTCTCTGGGACCGCCGTATCCCCGAGAAGGTCAGACGGTTTGATCAATTTACTGATTATGGCGGAGGTGGGTTTCATCCTTCTAGGAACGAG GTGATCATAAACTCAGAGATCTGGGACATGAGGACTTTCAAACTTCTTCGGAGTGTACCATCACTGGACCAGACAGCTATTACGTTCAACTCTAGGGGAGATGTTATATACGCAATGCTGAGGAGAAACATCGAGGACGTTATGTCAGCGGTTCACACACGCCGTGTGAAACATCCCTTGTTTGCTGCTTTCCGCACTCTTGATGCGATCAACTACTCAGACATTGCCACTATACCTGTAGACCGGTGTCTTCTTGACTTTGCCACAGAACCAACAGATTCGTTCCTTGGGCTGATCACAATGGAAGACCAAGAAGATATGTTTTCCTCGGCCAGGATGTATGAGATTGGTAGAAGGAGACCAACAGATGATGACTCGGATcccgatgatgatgatgagacggaagatgaagatgaagatgatgaagaagaagatgacctGGACCGAATTCTGGGACTAGCTGGAGACAATAGCGATAGTGGGGATGATGACCTTAGCAGCGAGGACAATGAAGATAGTGTGAGcgattttgatgaagaagcagaTATTCTCATTGACGGTGACTTTATGGAGGAGCTTATAGAAGGTGAAAATGAAGACGATGGTAATGgtgaggatgaggatgatgatgacgacggTGAGATGCAGGATTTCATGAGCAGTGGGGAAGAGGATGATTATAGAGACAACATTCGTTCTtcctaa
- a CDS encoding Protein kinase superfamily protein — MLENPKFDLHAVGNHNNDNNYYAFTQDFYQKLGEEGTNMSVDSMQTSNAGGSVSMSVDNSSVGSSDALIGHPGLKPMRHPYSLSDGQSVFRPGKVTHALNDDALAQALMDSKYPTEGLVNYEEWTIDLRKLHMGPAFAQGAFGKLYRGTYNGEDVAIKLLERSDSNPEKAQALEQQFQQEVSMLAFLKHPNIVRFIGACIKPMVWCIVTEYAKGGSVRQFLTKRQNRAVPLKLAVMQALDVARGMAYVHERNFIHRDLKSDNLLISADRSIKIADFGVARIEVQTEGMTPETGTYRWMAPERKQEGL; from the exons ATGCTTGAGAATCCAAAGTTCGATTTGCACGCTGTTGGCAATCACAACAACGACAACAATTACTATGCCTTCACCCAAGACTTTTATCAAAAGCTCGGGGAAGAAGGTACAAACATGTCTGTTGACAGTATGCAGACAAGTAATGCTGGAGGGTCTGTGTCAATGTCTGTCGATAACAGTAGCGTTGGTTCGAGTGATGCTCTTATTGGCCATCCTGGTTTGAAGCCTATGCGCCATCCCTACTCTCTCTCGGATGGCCAAAGCGTATTTCGGCCAGGAAAAGTTACTCATGCACTTAACGATGATGCCTTAGCACAAGCGTTGATGGATAGTAAGTATCCAACCGAGGGACTGGTGAACTATGAAGAGTGGACAATAGATCTGAGGAAACTACATATGGGTCCTGCTTTTGCTCAAGGGGCTTTTGGAAAGTTATACAGAGGGACTTACAACGGAGAAGATGTAGCCATTAAGCTACTCGAGAGGTCAGATAGCAACCCTGAAAAGGCACAAGCCCTCGAACAGCAGTTTCAGCAGGAAGTTTCTATGCTTGCATTTTTGAAGCATCCTAACATCGTTAGGTTTATTGGTGCGTGCATTAAACCGATGGTGTGGTGCATCGTGACTGAATATGCAAAAGGAGGGTCTGTCAGACAGTTTCTGACTAAGAGACAAAACCGAGCTGTGCCTTTGAAGTTAGCTGTTATGCAGGCGTTGGATGTTGCCAGGGGTATGGCTTACGTCCATGAGCGCAACTTTATACACCGGGATCTAAAGTCAGATAACCTCCTCATATCAGCTGATCGGTCCATCAAGATTGCTGATTTTGGTGTTGCAAGAATTGAAGTTCAAACCGAAGGGATGACACCAGAGACTGGAACTTACAGATGGATGGCACC agagagaaagcaaGAAGGGCTTTAG
- a CDS encoding Protein kinase superfamily protein (Protein kinase superfamily protein; FUNCTIONS IN: protein serine/threonine/tyrosine kinase activity, kinase activity; INVOLVED IN: protein amino acid phosphorylation; LOCATED IN: cellular_component unknown; EXPRESSED IN: 22 plant structures; EXPRESSED DURING: 13 growth stages; CONTAINS InterPro DOMAIN/s: Protein kinase, catalytic domain (InterPro:IPR000719), Serine-threonine/tyrosine-protein kinase (InterPro:IPR001245), Serine/threonine protein kinase-like, ATMRK (InterPro:IPR015783), Protein kinase-like domain (InterPro:IPR011009), Serine/threonine-protein kinase, active site (InterPro:IPR008271); BEST Arabidopsis thaliana protein match is: Protein kinase superfamily protein (TAIR:AT2G24360.1); Has 35333 Blast hits to 34131 proteins in 2444 species: Archae - 798; Bacteria - 22429; Metazoa - 974; Fungi - 991; Plants - 531; Viruses - 0; Other Eukaryotes - 9610 (source: NCBI BLink).), producing the protein MLENPKFDLHAVGNHNNDNNYYAFTQDFYQKLGEEGTNMSVDSMQTSNAGGSVSMSVDNSSVGSSDALIGHPGLKPMRHPYSLSDGQSVFRPGKVTHALNDDALAQALMDSKYPTEGLVNYEEWTIDLRKLHMGPAFAQGAFGKLYRGTYNGEDVAIKLLERSDSNPEKAQALEQQFQQEVSMLAFLKHPNIVRFIGACIKPMVWCIVTEYAKGGSVRQFLTKRQNRAVPLKLAVMQALDVARGMAYVHERNFIHRDLKSDNLLISADRSIKIADFGVARIEVQTEGMTPETGTYRWMAPEMIQHRPYTQKVDVYSFGIVLWELITGLLPFQNMTAVQAAFAVVNRGVRPTVPADCLPVLGEIMTRCWDADPEVRPCFAEIVNLLEAAETEIMTNVRKARFRCCMTQPMTVD; encoded by the exons ATGCTTGAGAATCCAAAGTTCGATTTGCACGCTGTTGGCAATCACAACAACGACAACAATTACTATGCCTTCACCCAAGACTTTTATCAAAAGCTCGGGGAAGAAGGTACAAACATGTCTGTTGACAGTATGCAGACAAGTAATGCTGGAGGGTCTGTGTCAATGTCTGTCGATAACAGTAGCGTTGGTTCGAGTGATGCTCTTATTGGCCATCCTGGTTTGAAGCCTATGCGCCATCCCTACTCTCTCTCGGATGGCCAAAGCGTATTTCGGCCAGGAAAAGTTACTCATGCACTTAACGATGATGCCTTAGCACAAGCGTTGATGGATAGTAAGTATCCAACCGAGGGACTGGTGAACTATGAAGAGTGGACAATAGATCTGAGGAAACTACATATGGGTCCTGCTTTTGCTCAAGGGGCTTTTGGAAAGTTATACAGAGGGACTTACAACGGAGAAGATGTAGCCATTAAGCTACTCGAGAGGTCAGATAGCAACCCTGAAAAGGCACAAGCCCTCGAACAGCAGTTTCAGCAGGAAGTTTCTATGCTTGCATTTTTGAAGCATCCTAACATCGTTAGGTTTATTGGTGCGTGCATTAAACCGATGGTGTGGTGCATCGTGACTGAATATGCAAAAGGAGGGTCTGTCAGACAGTTTCTGACTAAGAGACAAAACCGAGCTGTGCCTTTGAAGTTAGCTGTTATGCAGGCGTTGGATGTTGCCAGGGGTATGGCTTACGTCCATGAGCGCAACTTTATACACCGGGATCTAAAGTCAGATAACCTCCTCATATCAGCTGATCGGTCCATCAAGATTGCTGATTTTGGTGTTGCAAGAATTGAAGTTCAAACCGAAGGGATGACACCAGAGACTGGAACTTACAGATGGATGGCACC AGAGATGATCCAGCACAGACCCTACACTCAAAAAGTGGACGTGTATAGTTTTGGAATCGTGCTGTGGGAGTTGATTACAGGTCTGTTACCGTTCCAGAACATGACGGCGGTTCAGGCTGCATTTGCAGTGGTGAACAGAGGAGTCCGTCCAACAGTCCCAGCAGATTGTCTTCCTGTGCTTGGAGAGATCATGACACGTTGCTGGGATGCGGACCCTGAAGTCCGTCCTTGTTTTGCAGAGATTGTCAATCTTCTGGAGGCGGCGGAAACTGAGATAATGACGAATGTGAGAAAAGCCCGTTTCAGATGTTGCATGACGCAACCAATGACAGTCGACTAA